A region of Modestobacter marinus DNA encodes the following proteins:
- a CDS encoding UDP-N-acetylmuramoyl-tripeptide--D-alanyl-D-alanine ligase gives MISLTLAEVALAVDGELVGDGAAEVTGAVLVDSRAVAAGDLFVALPGERVDGADFLPAAAAAGAVGALTARADPALPCVVVADPVAALGRLAAAVHGRLVEAGLVTIGITGSSGKTSTKDLLGQVLAAAGPTVSPQGSFNNDIGLPLTVLSADADTRFLVLEMGSRGPGHIARLCGIARPAIGVVLNVGSAHLGEFGSAEVIATSKGELVAALPVEGTAVLNADDPRVIGMAPRTAATVVTTGVEADADVRATDVTLDDAARPRFTLRAGGEEHPVALQVVGLHQVANALSAAGAALAAGMTPAQVAAALSAAAPRSRWRMEVTTRADGVTVVNDAYNANPESMRAALAALSRLRGRRRIAVLGAMGELGDTAGAAHEELGRDAVRAGVDLVVAVGPDAAGVHAGARAELDARGRAADRGGEQEESVHLPDRAAARRMLAEVVGPGDVVLVKASRSYGLEELAADLIADGGPEVVA, from the coding sequence GTGATCTCGTTGACCCTGGCCGAGGTGGCCCTGGCCGTCGACGGCGAGCTCGTCGGGGACGGTGCGGCCGAGGTCACCGGTGCGGTGCTGGTCGACTCCCGCGCCGTGGCCGCCGGTGACCTGTTCGTCGCCCTCCCCGGGGAACGGGTGGACGGCGCCGACTTCCTCCCTGCGGCCGCGGCGGCCGGCGCGGTCGGTGCGCTCACCGCCCGGGCCGACCCCGCGCTGCCCTGCGTGGTCGTGGCCGACCCGGTCGCGGCCCTGGGCCGGCTGGCCGCGGCCGTGCACGGCCGCCTGGTCGAGGCGGGGCTGGTGACCATCGGGATCACCGGGTCCTCCGGCAAGACCTCGACCAAGGACCTGCTGGGCCAGGTGCTGGCCGCGGCCGGCCCGACCGTCAGCCCCCAGGGGTCGTTCAACAACGACATCGGCCTGCCGCTGACCGTGCTCTCCGCCGACGCGGACACCCGCTTCCTGGTGCTGGAGATGGGCTCGCGCGGCCCGGGCCACATCGCCCGGCTGTGCGGGATCGCCCGGCCGGCGATCGGCGTCGTGCTCAACGTCGGGTCCGCCCACCTCGGGGAGTTCGGCAGCGCCGAGGTGATCGCCACCAGCAAGGGCGAGCTGGTCGCGGCGCTGCCGGTCGAGGGCACCGCGGTGCTCAACGCCGACGACCCGCGGGTGATCGGCATGGCGCCCCGCACCGCGGCGACCGTGGTGACCACCGGCGTCGAGGCCGACGCCGACGTCCGGGCCACCGACGTGACGCTGGACGACGCCGCCCGCCCGCGGTTCACCCTGCGCGCCGGTGGCGAGGAGCACCCCGTCGCCCTCCAGGTCGTCGGGCTGCACCAGGTGGCCAACGCGCTGTCGGCCGCCGGCGCCGCACTCGCCGCCGGGATGACCCCCGCGCAGGTCGCCGCCGCGCTGTCGGCCGCCGCCCCCCGCAGCCGCTGGCGGATGGAGGTCACCACCCGCGCCGACGGCGTGACCGTCGTCAACGACGCCTACAACGCCAACCCGGAGTCCATGCGTGCCGCGCTCGCCGCGCTCAGCCGGCTGCGCGGCCGTCGCCGGATCGCCGTCCTCGGTGCGATGGGGGAGCTGGGCGACACCGCCGGGGCCGCGCACGAGGAGCTGGGCCGGGACGCCGTGCGCGCCGGGGTCGACCTGGTCGTCGCCGTCGGTCCCGACGCGGCCGGCGTGCACGCGGGCGCCCGGGCCGAACTGGACGCCCGGGGTCGCGCAGCCGACCGTGGGGGAGAGCAGGAGGAGTCCGTGCACCTGCCGGACCGGGCAGCAGCCCGGCGGATGCTGGCCGAGGTGGTCGGGCCGGGCGACGTCGTCCTGGTCAAGGCCTCGCGCAGCTACGGCCTCGAGGAGCTCGCCGCCGACCTGATCGCCGACGGCGGCCCGGAGGTGGTCGCATGA
- a CDS encoding UDP-N-acetylmuramoyl-L-alanyl-D-glutamate--2,6-diaminopimelate ligase has protein sequence MTPTAPGAASRPAGNRPLSLADLADLVGAPVTGATAVAVTGVTHASGDVRPGDLYAALPGARTHGARYTADAAARGARAVLTDPAGEEQARAAGLPVCVADDPRAVLGPVAARVYGRPSEQLTVLGITGTNGKTTTSYLVEAGLAAAGWASGLIGTVQTRTRGRDADGAPVTTELPSVRTTPEAADLHALLATMVESGVRAVVMEVSSHALVLGRVGGVRFAAAGFTNLSRDHLDFHGDQESYFQAKALLFDGRAAVEVVDVDDPAGRRLVRPGTVTVSALGAGGADWSAGDVATVPAGGSTFTLHGPGGRSWPARLRLPGSFNVANAVLAVALLDAVGVPPETSLAGIADTVVPGRMEPVDAGQPFVAVVDYAHTPDAVRTALAALRPATPGRLLTVLGCGGDRDPGKRPGMGAAAAAASDVLVITDDNPRSEDPAVIRSAMRAGVDDVPADRRAEVLEIGDRRAALAAAVALAGPGDTLLVAGKGHERGQEVGGQVLPFDDRVVLHELLAARTGVDA, from the coding sequence GTGACCCCGACCGCGCCCGGGGCGGCGTCCCGGCCAGCCGGGAACCGCCCGCTCTCCCTCGCCGATCTCGCCGACCTCGTCGGCGCCCCGGTCACCGGTGCGACCGCCGTGGCCGTCACCGGCGTCACCCACGCCTCCGGCGACGTCCGCCCCGGTGACCTCTACGCCGCCCTCCCCGGCGCCCGCACGCACGGCGCCCGGTACACCGCCGACGCCGCCGCGCGCGGCGCCCGCGCGGTGCTCACCGACCCGGCGGGGGAGGAGCAGGCCCGGGCCGCCGGCCTGCCGGTCTGCGTGGCCGACGACCCACGGGCCGTGCTCGGCCCGGTCGCCGCCCGGGTCTACGGGCGCCCCAGCGAGCAGCTGACCGTGCTCGGCATCACCGGCACCAACGGCAAGACGACGACGAGCTACCTGGTCGAGGCCGGCCTGGCCGCCGCCGGCTGGGCCAGCGGCCTGATCGGCACGGTGCAGACCCGCACCCGGGGCCGGGACGCCGACGGCGCACCGGTCACCACCGAGCTGCCCAGCGTCCGCACCACCCCGGAGGCGGCCGACCTGCACGCGCTGCTGGCCACGATGGTCGAGTCCGGGGTGCGCGCGGTGGTCATGGAGGTGTCCAGCCACGCGCTGGTCCTGGGCCGCGTCGGCGGGGTGCGCTTCGCCGCCGCCGGGTTCACCAACCTCTCCCGCGACCACCTGGACTTCCACGGCGACCAGGAGAGCTACTTCCAGGCCAAGGCGCTGCTGTTCGACGGCCGCGCCGCGGTCGAGGTGGTCGACGTCGACGACCCGGCCGGACGGCGGCTGGTCCGCCCGGGCACGGTCACCGTCTCCGCGCTCGGCGCCGGCGGCGCGGACTGGTCGGCCGGCGACGTCGCCACCGTCCCCGCCGGTGGCTCGACCTTCACGCTGCACGGCCCCGGCGGGCGGAGCTGGCCGGCCCGGCTGCGGCTGCCGGGCAGCTTCAACGTGGCCAACGCGGTGCTCGCCGTCGCGCTGCTCGACGCCGTCGGGGTGCCGCCGGAGACGTCGCTGGCCGGGATCGCCGACACCGTCGTCCCCGGGCGGATGGAGCCGGTGGACGCCGGCCAGCCGTTCGTCGCCGTCGTCGACTACGCGCACACCCCCGACGCGGTGCGGACCGCGCTGGCCGCGCTCCGCCCGGCGACCCCCGGGCGGCTGCTCACCGTGCTGGGCTGCGGCGGTGACCGCGACCCCGGCAAGCGGCCGGGGATGGGCGCCGCCGCGGCGGCCGCCAGCGACGTGCTCGTGATCACCGACGACAACCCGCGCTCCGAGGACCCCGCGGTCATCCGGTCGGCGATGCGTGCCGGTGTCGACGACGTCCCCGCCGACCGGCGGGCCGAGGTGCTGGAGATCGGCGACCGGCGGGCGGCCCTCGCGGCCGCCGTCGCGCTCGCCGGGCCGGGTGACACGCTGCTGGTGGCCGGCAAGGGCCACGAGAGAGGTCAGGAGGTGGGGGGCCAGGTGCTGCCCTTCGACGACCGCGTGGTGCTGCACGAGCTGCTGGCCGCCCGCACCGGGGTGGACGCGTGA
- a CDS encoding peptidoglycan D,D-transpeptidase FtsI family protein, which translates to MAQRDQRNRWGLAFLITLLVVVVGKLVVLQGVDGAAYAQAAENDRMRTYPIEAVRGEITDRNGKVLAYSVGAERVTADPMLVTDPTRTALALTTLLGVPVDELVEKLSREGRYVVLADEVSTDVTDQIRELPAATQAGLVFQDDPVRLYPAGAVGGQLVGFVGKEDNGLAGIEQTFEDVLAGIDGEKRIEVDGVGNPIPSGIDDTQPATDGSTVQLTLDQDLQFVVQQTLDAACADEATATASAVVQDVHTGEVVAMASCPGYDPGSYNTTDPDLLGNPVVSEVYEPGSVLKAVTLAAAIEEGKATKDTVLNVDGHIQAGDVVVTDAHDHEPIDFTVTGILAKSSNVGSIMLAREIGDSTLEDYLRRFGLGSTTGIELPGESAGILQDSAEWTESRAANVPIGQGVSVTTLQMASAYQALANDGVRIEPRVVSSVTAADGTVTDVPQPEGVRVVSESTADQLTYMLEAVVGPGGTAPLGEVDGFRVAGKTGTAQRANPETGSYAGGGYFTTFVGYAPADDPQYVVAVDLERPTSDAEGGQVAAPVFADVMRYALISGGVVPSGAPRPDFTLTVP; encoded by the coding sequence ATGGCCCAGCGGGACCAGCGCAACCGCTGGGGGCTGGCCTTCCTGATCACCCTGCTGGTGGTGGTCGTCGGCAAGCTCGTGGTGCTCCAGGGCGTCGACGGGGCCGCCTACGCGCAGGCCGCCGAGAACGACCGGATGCGCACCTACCCGATCGAGGCCGTCCGCGGGGAGATCACCGACCGGAACGGCAAGGTGCTCGCCTACTCGGTGGGTGCCGAGCGGGTGACCGCCGACCCGATGCTGGTCACCGACCCCACCCGTACGGCATTGGCGCTGACCACGCTGCTCGGCGTCCCGGTCGACGAGCTGGTCGAGAAGCTCTCCCGGGAGGGCCGCTACGTCGTCCTGGCCGACGAGGTCAGCACCGACGTCACCGACCAGATCCGCGAGCTGCCGGCGGCCACCCAGGCCGGCCTGGTCTTCCAGGACGACCCGGTGCGGCTGTACCCGGCGGGGGCGGTCGGCGGGCAGCTGGTCGGCTTCGTCGGCAAGGAGGACAACGGCCTCGCCGGGATCGAGCAGACCTTCGAGGACGTGCTGGCCGGCATCGACGGCGAGAAGCGGATCGAGGTCGACGGCGTCGGCAACCCGATCCCCTCGGGCATCGACGACACCCAGCCGGCCACCGACGGCAGCACCGTGCAGCTGACGCTGGACCAGGACCTGCAGTTCGTGGTGCAGCAGACGCTGGACGCCGCCTGCGCCGACGAGGCGACCGCCACCGCGTCGGCCGTCGTGCAGGACGTGCACACCGGCGAGGTGGTGGCGATGGCCTCTTGCCCCGGCTACGACCCGGGCAGCTACAACACCACCGACCCGGACCTGCTGGGCAACCCCGTCGTCTCCGAGGTCTACGAGCCCGGCTCGGTGCTGAAGGCGGTGACCCTGGCCGCCGCGATCGAGGAGGGCAAGGCCACCAAGGACACGGTGCTCAACGTCGACGGCCACATCCAGGCCGGCGACGTCGTGGTCACCGACGCCCACGACCACGAGCCGATCGACTTCACCGTCACCGGGATCCTCGCGAAGTCCAGCAACGTCGGGTCGATCATGCTGGCCCGGGAGATCGGCGACAGCACGCTCGAGGACTACCTCCGCCGTTTCGGGCTCGGGTCGACCACCGGCATCGAGCTCCCCGGGGAGAGCGCCGGCATCCTGCAGGACTCCGCGGAGTGGACCGAGAGCCGCGCGGCCAACGTGCCGATCGGGCAGGGCGTCTCGGTGACCACCCTGCAGATGGCGTCGGCGTACCAGGCCCTCGCCAACGACGGGGTGCGGATCGAGCCGCGGGTGGTCTCCTCGGTGACCGCCGCGGACGGCACCGTCACCGACGTGCCGCAGCCCGAGGGCGTGCGGGTGGTCAGCGAGTCCACCGCCGACCAGCTGACCTACATGCTCGAGGCGGTGGTCGGGCCCGGGGGCACCGCGCCCCTCGGTGAGGTCGACGGCTTCCGGGTCGCCGGCAAGACCGGCACGGCCCAGCGGGCCAACCCGGAGACGGGCAGCTACGCCGGGGGCGGCTACTTCACCACCTTCGTCGGCTACGCCCCCGCCGACGACCCGCAGTACGTGGTGGCCGTCGACCTCGAGCGGCCCACCAGCGACGCCGAGGGCGGCCAGGTCGCCGCCCCCGTCTTCGCCGACGTCATGCGGTACGCGCTGATCTCCGGCGGCGTCGTCCCCTCCGGCGCGCCGCGGCCGGACTTCACCCTCACCGTCCCCTGA